Proteins from a single region of Chryseobacterium sp. W4I1:
- a CDS encoding RagB/SusD family nutrient uptake outer membrane protein: protein MKNKILKVALLSIGLLTLSVSCSDDFVDREFYQEVEQAPLKSVQEVESFVRGGYAAMRSQYYYGCDFLAYGEVRSDEMLSNGASGYYVNVMNYTQTSADAYAKDTWNHIYKTVGLANVVINTDFSSFNSDDKDYAGFLQGQAYAMRALGFFDLLRLYGQKYTGSPTSLGIVLPLKYDPLAKQARSTIAETEAQIAADFAKAEELMDEHADWDSGPSNRTELSLSAVRGLMARFYLYKGDYAKVRQLVNNIVADGGYQVVGAANLQSSYSFAMNGSAANSMFELAVGNASALGTASYRHKLSNGGYANVVIRPATVALYSTADIRRSLITTGATNYLSNANGVKGKYLNASGADNIKMLRYEEILLDGVEAELNGGSAVQALSYFNQIQVNRNLPAATTVDMVELKKERTRELLGEGLRQWDLRRWGDAVPRPTTASTSPLLNAFPIPLSETNVGAVQSNPGYDN from the coding sequence ATGAAAAATAAAATATTAAAAGTAGCATTATTATCTATAGGGCTTTTGACATTAAGTGTCTCTTGTAGTGATGATTTTGTTGATAGAGAATTCTATCAGGAAGTAGAGCAGGCTCCTTTGAAATCTGTTCAAGAAGTAGAATCTTTTGTAAGAGGTGGTTATGCCGCAATGAGAAGCCAGTATTATTATGGATGTGATTTCTTAGCCTATGGTGAAGTGAGATCTGATGAGATGCTTAGCAATGGAGCAAGCGGTTACTATGTCAATGTGATGAACTATACTCAGACGTCTGCTGATGCATATGCAAAAGATACTTGGAATCATATTTATAAAACAGTTGGATTAGCAAATGTTGTAATTAATACAGATTTTAGCTCATTTAATTCTGATGATAAAGATTATGCCGGATTTTTGCAGGGGCAAGCATATGCCATGAGAGCGTTAGGCTTCTTTGATTTACTTCGTTTATACGGACAAAAATATACTGGATCACCAACAAGCTTAGGTATAGTTTTACCGCTTAAGTATGATCCGCTAGCTAAGCAGGCTAGAAGTACTATTGCAGAAACAGAAGCACAAATTGCTGCTGATTTTGCCAAAGCAGAGGAACTAATGGACGAGCATGCTGATTGGGATTCAGGGCCTTCTAACAGAACTGAACTGTCACTTTCAGCTGTAAGAGGATTAATGGCAAGATTTTATCTTTATAAAGGTGATTATGCTAAGGTTAGACAGCTAGTAAACAATATTGTTGCTGATGGAGGATACCAAGTTGTTGGAGCTGCTAACTTACAGTCTTCATACAGTTTCGCAATGAATGGATCTGCTGCAAACTCCATGTTTGAGTTAGCTGTAGGAAATGCATCTGCTCTTGGAACGGCTTCTTATAGACATAAATTAAGTAATGGAGGATATGCAAATGTTGTCATAAGGCCAGCTACTGTAGCCTTATACTCTACTGCAGATATTAGAAGATCTCTTATTACTACAGGAGCTACAAATTATTTGTCTAATGCTAATGGAGTAAAAGGGAAATATTTAAATGCTTCAGGTGCTGATAATATCAAAATGCTTCGTTATGAAGAGATTTTATTAGATGGTGTTGAGGCTGAGCTTAATGGGGGTAGTGCTGTTCAAGCATTGTCTTATTTTAATCAAATACAAGTTAATAGAAATCTACCAGCTGCGACAACTGTTGATATGGTAGAGCTGAAAAAAGAAAGAACTAGAGAACTTCTAGGAGAAGGTTTAAGACAGTGGGATCTTAGAAGATGGGGAGATGCTGTTCCTAGACCTACTACGGCAAGCACAAGTCCATTATTAAATGCTTTCCCTATTCCTTTATCAGAAACTAACGTTGGTGCAGTACAATCTAATCCAGGTTATGATAACTAG
- a CDS encoding SusC/RagA family TonB-linked outer membrane protein, translating into MNVKLRVLSAGALFFLGQVAFAQTTKKDTTTTPTEIEEVVMVGFGQKKTIQEMTGSVSTMTAKAIADVPVASVDKMLQGRVAGVQTGSASGQPGGMTNVRVRGISSINGVSSPIYIVDGVRISSGDLSRQTTTANALAGLNPDDIENVTVLKDAVSTAVYGADAGAGVIVITTKSGKRGKPRFNFGFNSGFNDRAVKPHASFSTPDWQTYLVQAYSNRDNKAYTAEQIANGAVGGNAAGVFQSTNNTDWQKATQKFGYQQNIDFNVSGGNEKFTYYSSINYYNQESVVRGSYFNRLAFTNKIGYQATDKLKINTDFQFSYGKISTLSDAGAFSNPILTQYFNRPTDAVTNPDGSWNYGSGGRLSNGNFNSAALQDMNYVRGGNFRAFANLNAEYKILNNLTYRFVFSPEYINLEEDTYWNPIHGDGAGYGGYQQTSVNRYFNFNVQNILDYSYRLDRHNFGASLIQEAYKRDNKYLTATGITVGTPTLQTLTNFVVPFGYAGDRVLTSRYGYAVTAHYDYDKLILIDGSYRRDILSQFTPGKKAGNFWSVGVGLDLARFETIKNIDAISMLKFRASYGKLGNQVTANPYATYSYTTNYNDFAAATMNRVFNPNLSWETVNPLNVGFDFGFFKNRLTVTAEYYNKKTKDLIYNIPLSGAQGVNNPDDPRNAYYVDNIGTLVNKGFEFAVNGDIFKGDRDQLNWSVGANLSTLKNEVTELYGSDVNTSTTTVRVGEGVRTFYLRKWAGVDANNGDPLWYINGVDGETTNNYNLAKQAVQGSFLSNVFGGANTTLSYKGFSLDLQFTYGFGGKIYDNWANYLYSDGQYSVNYPGYGDVMGDYWTPTNTTASNPRPVIGGNKLSNSASTRFLYDSDYIRLSNARFGYTFSSDFLKGSGFGSLQVYVMANNAYTYRFDKNLKFDPETNISGYTDLSLPVLKSFLFGVNLSF; encoded by the coding sequence GAAATGACTGGGTCAGTAAGTACAATGACGGCAAAAGCTATTGCAGATGTTCCTGTAGCTTCTGTAGATAAGATGCTACAAGGTAGAGTTGCTGGGGTACAAACTGGTAGCGCTTCAGGGCAGCCTGGAGGTATGACTAATGTCCGTGTCCGTGGTATTTCATCAATTAATGGAGTTTCTTCACCAATTTATATTGTTGATGGTGTAAGAATTTCCTCTGGTGACTTGTCTAGACAAACCACAACAGCGAATGCTTTGGCTGGATTGAATCCAGACGATATTGAAAATGTTACTGTGTTAAAAGACGCTGTTTCTACAGCAGTATATGGTGCTGATGCTGGAGCTGGTGTAATTGTAATTACAACAAAATCAGGTAAAAGAGGGAAGCCTAGATTTAATTTTGGTTTCAACAGCGGATTTAATGACAGAGCAGTAAAACCACATGCATCTTTTTCAACTCCTGACTGGCAGACATATTTAGTTCAAGCATATTCAAACCGTGATAATAAAGCTTATACTGCTGAACAAATTGCAAATGGAGCTGTAGGGGGAAATGCTGCAGGTGTTTTTCAATCGACAAATAATACTGACTGGCAGAAGGCAACACAAAAATTTGGTTATCAGCAAAATATAGATTTTAATGTTTCTGGAGGTAATGAGAAATTTACATATTATTCATCCATAAATTATTATAATCAGGAGAGTGTTGTTAGAGGATCTTATTTTAATAGACTTGCGTTTACTAATAAAATAGGTTACCAAGCCACTGATAAGTTGAAAATTAATACAGATTTTCAATTTTCTTATGGTAAAATTAGTACACTAAGTGATGCAGGGGCTTTTTCAAACCCAATTCTTACACAATATTTTAACAGACCTACCGACGCTGTAACAAATCCGGATGGAAGCTGGAATTATGGAAGTGGAGGTAGACTAAGTAATGGTAACTTTAACTCTGCAGCTCTTCAGGATATGAATTATGTACGAGGAGGTAACTTCAGAGCTTTCGCTAATTTAAATGCTGAGTATAAGATATTAAATAATCTTACTTATAGATTTGTTTTCTCTCCAGAATATATTAATCTAGAAGAAGATACATACTGGAACCCAATACACGGAGATGGAGCAGGTTATGGAGGATATCAGCAGACAAGTGTGAACCGTTATTTTAATTTTAACGTTCAGAACATCTTAGATTATTCTTATAGACTTGATCGTCATAATTTTGGAGCTTCATTAATTCAGGAAGCTTATAAAAGAGATAATAAATACTTAACTGCAACTGGTATTACTGTGGGTACTCCAACACTTCAGACTCTTACAAATTTTGTAGTGCCGTTTGGATATGCTGGAGATAGAGTGCTTACGTCTCGTTATGGTTACGCAGTTACTGCACATTATGATTATGACAAGTTAATTTTAATAGATGGATCTTACAGACGTGACATACTTTCTCAGTTTACTCCGGGTAAAAAAGCGGGTAATTTCTGGTCTGTTGGGGTTGGATTAGATTTAGCTCGTTTTGAAACGATTAAAAATATCGATGCGATCTCTATGTTGAAGTTTAGAGCATCTTATGGTAAATTAGGAAACCAGGTAACTGCTAACCCATATGCTACCTATTCTTATACAACAAACTATAACGATTTCGCAGCGGCAACTATGAATAGAGTTTTTAACCCTAATTTGTCTTGGGAAACTGTAAATCCTTTAAATGTCGGATTTGATTTTGGATTCTTCAAGAATAGATTAACAGTTACTGCAGAATACTATAACAAGAAAACTAAAGATCTGATCTATAATATTCCATTATCTGGAGCACAAGGTGTTAATAACCCTGATGATCCTAGAAATGCATATTACGTTGATAATATTGGTACATTAGTAAATAAAGGATTTGAATTTGCTGTAAATGGCGATATCTTTAAAGGAGACAGAGATCAATTGAACTGGTCAGTTGGAGCTAACTTATCTACTCTAAAGAATGAAGTGACTGAATTGTATGGTTCAGACGTTAATACATCTACTACCACAGTTAGAGTTGGTGAAGGAGTAAGAACATTTTATTTGAGAAAATGGGCTGGTGTAGACGCAAATAATGGTGATCCGCTTTGGTATATTAATGGTGTGGATGGCGAAACAACAAATAACTATAACTTAGCTAAACAAGCTGTACAGGGATCTTTCCTAAGTAATGTTTTTGGTGGTGCTAATACAACCCTTTCTTATAAAGGATTCTCTCTTGATTTACAGTTCACTTATGGATTTGGAGGTAAGATTTATGATAACTGGGCAAATTATCTTTATTCAGATGGACAATATTCAGTTAACTATCCAGGATATGGTGATGTAATGGGAGATTATTGGACACCAACTAACACGACTGCGTCAAATCCAAGACCGGTGATTGGAGGAAATAAATTATCAAACAGTGCTTCAACAAGATTCTTATATGATTCTGACTATATTCGTCTAAGTAATGCTAGATTTGGATATACGTTTAGCAGTGATTTCCTTAAAGGATCTGGTTTTGGTTCATTACAAGTATATGTAATGGCTAATAATGCTTATACATACAGATTCGATAAGAATCTTAAATTTGACCCTGAAACGAATATCTCGGGTTATACAGATCTAAGTTTACCAGTATTGAAGTCATTCTTATTTGGTGTTAATTTAAGTTTTTAA
- a CDS encoding putative porin: protein MKHILFIIIFFGFVSKAQVVNKTDIKSPQKEEDTLVIDNGKKDSLKIFKPTINDYQYQTQFSEKKIFDTVMTFDKTNIYSQYNNRDNFGKAQVANIGAGFNPLVYEVNPEQNLSLLPSNKSYMIISADDVKYYDVKTPTATFIYHTAMKNGAALNSTYTQNIGKRFNFAIEYMGLRSQGFYRNSLASNNNTLFSGHYVSKSGNYELFAHYLHQNVNNQESGGIVEDDLFQSGDSNYKNRQNAQVNLASSSSQYSYRRYYLTHQFTPFNSEKFPFSIRHTLSHQGNKYFYNQGVVEPYWFDDAATELTNGFPLTTKKYSENFSNTVSLVFNNEKFKLDGGVRYQMLKFGVRDLATVNGTAFPGELKENRIGAVGNLQVKLWDKFQLKSFLEFSNGSQFGSYLRTANNIKFEPIKDYFVNAKVNFQSAYPSFNYLLNTSVYNKYNYYLENAKNQTVTEIGGSVNLKWFKTEIFANYFRIDNYTYFNADGAPAQSSNSLNISQIGGDATFSFGKFHLNTRLHFQNALTNKELLPMPSFIGRANFFFQSKAFKKAAEVQMGVKVYYFSKFASRDYFPILNEYILPSADSFSIGGQPIADLYINMKVKKMFFYVEGQQIGTFLSNNKAYAFPHYPVYDFRLNIGIVWYLFN from the coding sequence ATGAAGCACATCCTTTTTATAATAATTTTCTTCGGTTTTGTCTCAAAGGCTCAAGTTGTCAATAAAACAGATATCAAGAGTCCACAGAAAGAGGAAGACACTCTTGTCATAGACAATGGGAAGAAAGATTCCTTGAAAATTTTTAAACCTACCATCAATGATTATCAGTATCAGACCCAGTTTTCTGAAAAGAAGATTTTTGATACCGTGATGACTTTTGATAAAACTAATATCTATTCACAGTACAACAATAGGGATAATTTTGGAAAGGCTCAGGTTGCTAATATAGGGGCAGGATTCAATCCTTTGGTGTATGAAGTGAATCCGGAGCAGAACTTGTCTTTACTGCCCTCCAACAAATCCTATATGATTATTAGTGCTGATGATGTAAAATATTACGATGTAAAAACACCAACGGCAACTTTCATTTATCATACCGCCATGAAAAATGGAGCTGCATTGAACTCCACTTACACACAGAATATCGGGAAAAGATTCAATTTTGCTATTGAGTATATGGGACTTCGTTCCCAGGGATTTTATAGGAATTCATTAGCATCCAATAATAACACTCTATTCTCCGGACATTATGTTTCCAAGAGTGGAAATTATGAATTGTTTGCCCACTACCTTCACCAGAATGTAAACAATCAGGAAAGTGGGGGTATTGTAGAAGACGATCTTTTCCAGAGTGGTGACAGCAATTATAAGAACAGACAAAATGCTCAGGTTAATCTGGCTTCGTCAAGTTCCCAATATTCTTACAGAAGATATTATCTGACCCATCAGTTTACTCCATTCAATTCAGAAAAATTTCCGTTCAGTATAAGACATACTTTATCACACCAGGGAAATAAATATTTTTATAATCAGGGAGTAGTAGAGCCTTACTGGTTTGATGATGCTGCTACTGAACTGACGAACGGTTTTCCGCTAACCACAAAAAAATATTCAGAAAATTTTAGCAATACGGTAAGCCTTGTCTTTAATAATGAAAAATTCAAGCTGGATGGCGGTGTACGTTATCAGATGCTGAAATTCGGAGTGAGAGATCTTGCTACAGTGAACGGAACCGCTTTTCCGGGAGAACTTAAAGAAAACAGAATTGGAGCGGTTGGAAACTTACAGGTAAAGCTTTGGGACAAATTCCAACTGAAGTCCTTTTTAGAATTTTCAAACGGAAGTCAATTTGGAAGCTACCTAAGAACGGCCAATAATATAAAGTTTGAACCAATAAAAGATTATTTTGTGAATGCGAAAGTCAACTTCCAGAGTGCTTACCCATCATTTAATTACCTTTTGAATACTTCTGTTTACAATAAGTACAATTATTACCTGGAAAATGCCAAAAACCAAACTGTAACAGAAATAGGAGGTAGTGTCAACCTGAAATGGTTCAAAACCGAAATTTTCGCCAATTATTTCAGAATAGATAACTATACTTATTTCAATGCGGATGGAGCTCCGGCACAAAGCAGCAATTCACTGAACATTTCCCAGATCGGGGGAGATGCTACCTTCAGCTTCGGAAAATTCCACCTTAATACAAGACTGCATTTCCAGAATGCGTTAACAAATAAAGAACTCCTTCCAATGCCAAGTTTTATCGGAAGAGCAAACTTTTTCTTTCAGAGCAAAGCTTTCAAAAAAGCGGCAGAAGTTCAGATGGGTGTGAAGGTGTATTACTTTTCAAAATTTGCATCAAGAGATTACTTTCCGATCCTGAACGAATATATTCTTCCTAGTGCAGATTCATTCTCAATCGGGGGACAGCCTATTGCAGATCTTTATATTAACATGAAAGTCAAAAAAATGTTCTTTTATGTAGAGGGACAGCAGATAGGGACCTTCCTTTCCAACAATAAAGCATACGCATTTCCACATTATCCGGTTTACGATTTTAGACTGAACATCGGAATTGTGTGGTATTTGTTCAACTAA